The following proteins are co-located in the Alcaligenes faecalis genome:
- a CDS encoding Bug family tripartite tricarboxylate transporter substrate binding protein, which produces MTKKWAQVLLGTALALATGMSVASKLPDTIRLVVGYPAGGTADAVARVYAEQLREKLGVNVVVDNRAGAGGQVAAQGFLRSPTDGSVLLVANNHMMTTLPLTVKTVSYDPMKDFAPVAVIAKFEHIFVVGKTTPANTLQEYVELVRKEPEKYGHYGIPAPGSAPQFMGYSIAKKNDIQMSPVPYKGGAPLINDLLGDHIPAGVDAVGMITEHVAAGSVRVLGVTGAERLPILKDVPTFAEMGYGDLKASGWMGIFAPLGMEPEMVKQFQDAFNEVAKLPRIESAIVPIGFRPESGDAQELARTVQADLDTWGPIIKESGYLQQ; this is translated from the coding sequence ATGACAAAGAAATGGGCGCAGGTTTTGCTGGGAACGGCGTTGGCCTTGGCAACAGGCATGTCTGTTGCCAGCAAATTGCCGGACACCATACGTTTGGTCGTGGGCTATCCGGCCGGAGGAACAGCGGATGCCGTCGCGCGGGTGTATGCCGAGCAATTGCGTGAAAAGCTGGGTGTGAATGTGGTGGTGGATAACCGTGCAGGCGCAGGTGGGCAGGTTGCTGCCCAAGGCTTTTTGCGTTCGCCTACGGACGGTTCGGTGCTGTTGGTTGCCAATAATCACATGATGACCACCCTGCCCCTGACGGTGAAAACGGTCAGCTACGACCCCATGAAGGATTTTGCGCCGGTGGCGGTGATCGCCAAGTTCGAGCATATCTTTGTGGTTGGTAAAACCACGCCTGCCAATACCTTGCAGGAATACGTAGAACTGGTGCGTAAAGAACCGGAGAAGTACGGACATTATGGTATTCCCGCTCCTGGTAGTGCCCCCCAGTTCATGGGCTACAGCATTGCCAAGAAGAACGATATCCAGATGTCCCCCGTGCCGTACAAAGGGGGCGCCCCCCTGATCAACGACTTGTTGGGTGACCATATCCCTGCCGGTGTGGATGCGGTGGGCATGATTACCGAACACGTTGCTGCTGGCTCGGTGCGCGTTCTGGGAGTTACGGGTGCGGAACGTCTGCCTATCCTGAAGGATGTGCCTACCTTTGCAGAAATGGGTTATGGCGATCTGAAAGCGTCGGGCTGGATGGGAATTTTTGCACCGTTGGGCATGGAGCCGGAGATGGTCAAACAGTTCCAGGATGCCTTCAATGAAGTGGCCAAGCTGCCACGCATTGAAAGCGCGATTGTGCCGATTGGCTTTCGACCCGAATCGGGTGACGCACAGGAATTGGCCCGTACGGTTCAGGCGGATCTGGATACCTGGGGCCCCATTATCAAAGAGTCGGGGTATTTGCAGCAGTAA
- a CDS encoding TetR/AcrR family transcriptional regulator: MTKNTKRDTILETALRLFSQYGYGNVGIERIISESDVARMTVYKQFGTKDGLIKETLELRHRHFMEALLQYLEPHDNYQDKIRALFEWHQSWFQSPDFHGCMFIKVSEEFGALNPQACTIAQEHKLAILALLEAILQEPFGAKAQQHAMLVFICLEGLIVHANMFPGKDLTQDIYQALQPLLAP; encoded by the coding sequence ATGACGAAAAACACCAAGCGCGATACGATTTTGGAAACGGCCCTGCGCCTTTTCAGCCAGTACGGCTACGGCAATGTCGGGATTGAACGCATCATTTCCGAATCCGATGTGGCCCGCATGACGGTCTACAAGCAATTTGGCACCAAAGATGGCTTGATCAAAGAAACGTTGGAGTTGCGGCACCGCCATTTCATGGAAGCCTTGCTGCAGTATCTGGAGCCTCATGACAACTATCAGGACAAAATTCGGGCGCTGTTCGAGTGGCATCAGAGCTGGTTTCAGTCACCGGATTTTCATGGCTGCATGTTCATCAAGGTATCGGAAGAGTTCGGTGCCTTGAACCCGCAAGCTTGCACGATCGCACAAGAACACAAACTGGCCATCTTGGCCTTGCTAGAAGCAATCTTGCAGGAGCCTTTCGGCGCCAAGGCCCAGCAGCACGCTATGCTGGTTTTCATTTGTCTGGAAGGCCTGATCGTCCATGCCAATATGTTCCCCGGCAAAGATCTGACTCAAGACATCTACCAGGCTTTACAGCCTTTACTGGCACCCTAA
- a CDS encoding HPP family protein: MRFLFSRIQGGGVLPPRPQSKQVLLSFLGGTIGIMVIAYLTQQFGLPLMMAPFGATCALLFAAPDSPLAQPRSVIGGHFIASLVGVVIAKYVGAGPVEMGLAVGLAIALMHVSRTLHAPAGADPLVILLAGEASWSYLLVPSLLGSIVLVVIAVVINNVGHEKAWPKYWY; this comes from the coding sequence ATGCGCTTTCTCTTTTCTCGAATTCAAGGGGGCGGTGTTTTGCCGCCTCGGCCGCAAAGTAAGCAGGTTTTGCTCAGTTTCCTGGGGGGAACCATAGGCATTATGGTGATTGCCTATTTAACGCAGCAGTTTGGCTTGCCTTTGATGATGGCGCCTTTTGGGGCCACCTGCGCTTTGCTGTTTGCTGCTCCGGATTCGCCCCTGGCACAGCCGCGCAGCGTGATTGGCGGGCATTTCATTGCCAGTCTGGTTGGCGTGGTGATTGCCAAGTATGTCGGTGCCGGTCCTGTCGAAATGGGCTTGGCGGTGGGCTTGGCCATTGCCTTGATGCATGTCAGCCGTACCTTGCATGCCCCGGCTGGTGCTGATCCATTGGTGATCTTGCTGGCCGGTGAGGCCTCGTGGTCTTACTTGCTTGTGCCCTCTTTGCTGGGCTCTATCGTGCTGGTGGTGATCGCTGTGGTGATCAACAACGTGGGGCACGAGAAAGCCTGGCCCAAGTATTGGTATTGA
- a CDS encoding VOC family protein → MQFGYTIIYVPDVSQALDYFNRAFGLPTKMLHETGLYGELETGQTTLAFAGEMLAYMNYPKGHLSPHASDVPLGIEIALVCDDVPAAHAKALAEGGTELAPPQDKPWGQVVSYVQTPERIVVELCTPIKPA, encoded by the coding sequence ATGCAATTTGGCTACACGATCATCTACGTCCCCGATGTCAGCCAGGCACTGGATTACTTCAACCGTGCATTTGGTTTGCCTACCAAAATGCTGCATGAAACCGGGCTGTACGGGGAGCTGGAAACCGGCCAAACCACCTTGGCCTTTGCGGGCGAGATGCTGGCGTACATGAATTACCCTAAGGGTCATCTGTCACCGCACGCCTCGGACGTGCCATTGGGTATCGAAATTGCCCTGGTCTGCGACGACGTGCCTGCCGCTCATGCCAAGGCACTGGCGGAAGGGGGCACAGAACTGGCACCGCCGCAGGACAAGCCATGGGGACAGGTGGTGTCTTATGTGCAGACGCCAGAGCGCATTGTGGTGGAGTTGTGTACGCCGATTAAGCCGGCATGA
- a CDS encoding catalase, which produces MSNKTLTTAAGRPVEENQNSMTAGPRGPVLMQDYWLLEKLAHFDRERIPERVVHAKGSGAFGTFTVTHDISQYSMAKVFKPGSQTPVFLRFSTVAGEAGAADAERDVRGFAIKFYTEDGNWDLVGNNTPVFFIRDPLKFPDFIHTQKRDPRSHLRNMSAAWDFWSLSPESLHQVTILMSDRGLPCNLRQQHGFGSHTYSLINDKGERHWVKFHFKSQQGIANYTNEEATKVVGQDRESSQRDLYENIEKGNFPRWALRIQIMTEEQARNYHINPFDVTKVWPHGDFPLIDVGMLELNENPTNYFAQVEQAAFTPANLVPGIGHSPDRMLQGRIFSYGDTQRYRLGVNHGLLPVNAPRCPFHSYHRDGAMRTGDNNGGTINYEPNSQGQWQQAPRSEPPLALDGQPADHWDHRVDDDYYSQPGNLFRLFNDEEKQRLFSNIADAMAGVPKEIIERQLGHFTKADPAYGAGVKAELTKRGQL; this is translated from the coding sequence ATGAGCAACAAAACCCTGACGACCGCCGCTGGCCGCCCTGTTGAGGAAAACCAGAACTCCATGACGGCAGGCCCTCGCGGTCCCGTCCTGATGCAGGATTATTGGCTGCTGGAGAAGCTGGCTCACTTTGACCGTGAACGCATCCCCGAGCGCGTCGTACACGCCAAAGGATCGGGCGCGTTCGGTACGTTTACCGTCACGCACGATATCAGTCAGTACAGCATGGCCAAGGTCTTCAAGCCTGGCAGCCAGACCCCCGTTTTCTTACGTTTTTCCACCGTAGCAGGTGAAGCAGGAGCCGCCGATGCAGAACGCGACGTTCGAGGATTTGCCATCAAGTTCTATACCGAAGACGGAAACTGGGACCTCGTGGGCAATAACACTCCTGTCTTCTTTATACGGGATCCACTGAAGTTCCCCGACTTCATCCACACCCAGAAACGCGACCCGCGCAGCCACCTGCGCAATATGAGTGCCGCCTGGGATTTCTGGTCCTTGTCGCCCGAGTCCTTGCACCAGGTCACCATCTTGATGAGCGACCGCGGCTTGCCCTGTAACCTTCGTCAGCAGCATGGTTTCGGTTCGCACACTTACAGCCTGATCAACGACAAGGGCGAACGCCACTGGGTGAAGTTCCACTTCAAATCCCAACAGGGCATTGCCAACTACACCAACGAAGAAGCCACCAAGGTCGTGGGCCAGGACCGCGAAAGCTCGCAGCGCGATCTGTACGAGAACATTGAAAAGGGCAACTTTCCACGTTGGGCGCTGCGCATTCAGATCATGACCGAAGAGCAGGCACGCAACTACCACATCAACCCTTTTGACGTGACCAAGGTTTGGCCACATGGCGACTTCCCGCTGATCGATGTGGGCATGCTGGAACTGAACGAGAACCCCACCAACTACTTTGCCCAAGTGGAGCAAGCGGCCTTTACGCCTGCCAACCTGGTGCCCGGTATTGGTCACTCGCCCGACCGCATGCTGCAAGGCCGTATCTTTTCCTACGGAGATACCCAACGCTACCGTCTGGGCGTGAACCACGGCCTGCTGCCGGTGAACGCACCACGTTGCCCATTCCACAGCTACCACCGCGATGGCGCCATGCGTACGGGCGACAATAACGGCGGCACGATCAACTACGAGCCCAACAGCCAGGGGCAATGGCAACAGGCTCCCCGCAGCGAACCGCCTCTGGCGCTGGACGGCCAGCCGGCAGATCACTGGGATCACCGTGTAGACGATGACTACTACTCACAGCCCGGCAATCTGTTCCGCCTGTTCAACGATGAGGAAAAGCAGCGTCTGTTCAGCAATATTGCCGACGCCATGGCCGGTGTTCCCAAGGAAATCATCGAGCGTCAGTTGGGCCACTTCACCAAGGCGGACCCTGCCTACGGTGCAGGTGTCAAAGCAGAACTGACGAAACGCGGTCAGCTTTAA
- the yidC gene encoding membrane protein insertase YidC, whose protein sequence is MDIRRTILWMIFSFALLLLWNNWQEYNGKPSLFASTPATTQAPAASDEPAANGSVPAAQEPTASAALPSSNSAVSATAQTIDITTDVYKLGFSTEGAQLIKAELLKYGSPENPEQPMVLLDNSPASTYLAQSGIVGAAGQNLPNHLTPFTLVSSQHNMTGDTLDVVFEATSDDVKVTKTYTLHKGRYDIQVRHDIQNNTGSAIDPRLYLQLTRDGNNPPDSSRLYSTFTGPVVYSSGEKFQKITFSDIDKNKATYARSVDNGWIGMVQHYFATAWVPAQDLQRTNEILKLGNNLYAVRTLESVGSIAAGQSKAVDAALWVGPQDQKAMSQLATGLDLVVDYGWLTIISKPLFKLLTWLHSLLGNWGWAIVALTVLIKLVFFPLSAASYRSMAKMKQFAPRMQALREKFGDDKAKLNAAMMEMYRTEKINPLGGCLPMLVQIPVFIALYWVLLGSVEMRGAPWILWIHDLAARDPWMILPAIMMGTMFLQIKLNPTPPDPMQAKVMMLMPLVFGGMMFFFPAGLVLYWCVNNILSIAQQRYIMVQIEKNSAKAANS, encoded by the coding sequence ATGGATATCCGACGCACCATCCTATGGATGATCTTCTCCTTTGCACTGCTGCTGCTGTGGAATAACTGGCAGGAATACAACGGCAAGCCATCGCTGTTCGCTTCCACTCCAGCCACCACACAAGCGCCAGCAGCCTCCGACGAACCTGCTGCAAATGGTAGCGTTCCCGCTGCTCAAGAGCCGACTGCGTCTGCTGCCTTGCCTTCGAGCAACAGCGCGGTGTCCGCCACAGCACAAACCATTGACATCACAACAGACGTCTACAAGCTGGGCTTTAGCACCGAAGGTGCCCAACTGATCAAGGCCGAGCTGTTGAAGTACGGTTCGCCCGAGAACCCCGAGCAGCCGATGGTGCTGCTGGATAACTCGCCTGCCTCCACCTACCTGGCCCAGTCCGGTATTGTGGGTGCCGCCGGCCAGAACCTGCCCAACCACCTGACCCCGTTCACCCTGGTCTCGAGCCAGCACAACATGACGGGCGATACCTTGGATGTGGTGTTTGAGGCCACTTCGGACGACGTCAAAGTCACCAAGACCTACACGCTGCATAAAGGCCGCTATGACATCCAGGTTCGTCACGATATCCAGAACAATACCGGCTCGGCCATTGACCCACGCCTGTACCTGCAACTGACTCGCGACGGCAACAACCCACCCGATTCGTCCCGCCTGTACAGCACCTTTACCGGTCCTGTGGTCTATTCCAGTGGCGAAAAATTCCAGAAAATCACTTTCTCGGATATCGACAAGAACAAGGCCACCTACGCTCGCAGCGTGGACAACGGCTGGATCGGCATGGTGCAGCACTACTTTGCAACCGCCTGGGTTCCTGCCCAGGACCTGCAACGCACCAACGAAATCCTGAAGCTGGGCAACAATCTGTACGCCGTACGCACGCTGGAATCGGTCGGTTCTATCGCCGCTGGCCAAAGCAAGGCAGTGGACGCTGCCCTGTGGGTAGGCCCACAAGACCAGAAAGCCATGTCGCAACTGGCTACCGGTCTGGATCTGGTGGTGGACTACGGCTGGCTGACCATCATCTCCAAGCCTTTGTTCAAGCTGCTGACCTGGCTGCATTCCTTGCTGGGTAACTGGGGTTGGGCCATCGTGGCGCTGACCGTGCTGATCAAGCTGGTGTTCTTCCCGCTGTCGGCCGCCAGCTACCGCTCCATGGCCAAGATGAAGCAGTTTGCGCCACGCATGCAAGCCCTGCGCGAGAAGTTCGGTGACGACAAGGCCAAGCTGAACGCCGCCATGATGGAGATGTACCGCACCGAGAAGATCAACCCGCTGGGTGGCTGTTTGCCCATGCTGGTCCAGATCCCTGTGTTCATTGCGCTGTACTGGGTGCTGCTGGGCAGCGTCGAGATGCGTGGTGCGCCCTGGATTCTGTGGATTCACGACCTGGCCGCACGCGACCCATGGATGATTCTGCCTGCCATCATGATGGGTACCATGTTCCTGCAGATCAAGCTGAACCCCACACCGCCTGATCCAATGCAAGCCAAAGTCATGATGCTGATGCCTCTGGTCTTTGGTGGCATGATGTTCTTCTTCCCCGCCGGTCTGGTTCTGTACTGGTGCGTGAACAACATTCTGTCCATTGCACAGCAACGCTACATCATGGTGCAGATCGAAAAGAACAGCGCGAAAGCAGCCAACAGCTAA
- the yidD gene encoding membrane protein insertion efficiency factor YidD yields the protein MMRKLASAPIRFYQFFLSPWIGRNCRFTPSCSNYALQAIEIHGPLKGLWLGGKRICRCNPWCKGGHDPVPARPPEDRNTF from the coding sequence ATGATGCGCAAACTGGCTTCGGCGCCGATCCGCTTTTACCAGTTTTTTCTGAGTCCCTGGATCGGTAGAAACTGCCGCTTTACCCCCAGCTGCTCCAACTATGCCTTGCAGGCCATTGAGATTCATGGCCCGCTAAAAGGCTTATGGCTTGGTGGTAAACGCATCTGCCGCTGCAACCCCTGGTGCAAAGGAGGGCACGATCCTGTGCCCGCTCGCCCGCCCGAAGACCGCAACACTTTCTAA
- a CDS encoding ribonuclease P protein component, translated as MRASFPATARLHSPTEYAQSLKGQRVGRGALFVVTRSRGEDPHQTEGARLGLIVPKRFANRAVTRNTIKRILRETFRHKRAGLPNAAYVFRLHSKVPLVSLTALKQLVRNEANTLFSKVRP; from the coding sequence ATGCGTGCCTCCTTTCCAGCTACGGCTCGCTTACATAGCCCCACCGAATACGCACAGTCATTAAAAGGACAACGCGTAGGTCGCGGGGCTTTGTTCGTGGTCACTCGCTCTCGTGGCGAGGATCCACACCAGACCGAAGGCGCCCGTTTGGGACTGATCGTCCCCAAGCGTTTTGCCAACCGCGCCGTCACCCGCAACACCATCAAACGCATCTTGCGCGAGACCTTCCGCCACAAACGCGCAGGCTTGCCCAATGCCGCCTATGTTTTTAGGCTGCACAGCAAGGTGCCTTTGGTGTCGCTGACCGCCTTAAAGCAACTGGTTCGCAACGAAGCCAACACCTTGTTCTCCAAGGTACGGCCATGA
- the rpmH gene encoding 50S ribosomal protein L34 gives MKRTYQPSVTRRKRTHGFRVRMKTRGGRAVLNARRAKGRKRLAV, from the coding sequence ATGAAACGCACCTACCAACCCTCTGTTACCCGTCGCAAGCGTACCCACGGTTTTCGCGTTCGCATGAAAACTCGCGGTGGCCGCGCTGTTTTGAACGCACGTCGCGCCAAAGGTCGCAAACGTCTGGCTGTATAA
- the dnaA gene encoding chromosomal replication initiator protein DnaA → MNEFWQSCVQKLEQELPPQQISAWIRPLVPLDFDSEAGVLRVTAPNRFKLDWVRKNFATRIEELASDFYECPVTVQFELPSASAAPRRALADRAAPAPAGSPAGDNLAPPAVNPATTAVVDAVQDRSRLNAELTFDNFVTGKANQLARAAALQVAENPGVSYNPLFLYGGVGLGKTHLIHAIGNALVANGNGVRVRYVHADQYVSDVVKAYQRKAFDEFKRYYHSLDLLLIDDIQFFAGKNRTQEEFFYAFEAMVAQRKQIIITSDTYPKELANIDSRLISRFDSGLTVAIEPPELEMRVAILLRKAQAEGIAMPEEVAFFIAKHLRSNVRELEGALRKVSAYARFHGRDVLTVEVCKDALKDLLSVSNGQITVENIQKTVADFYKIKVADMYSKRRPANIAMPRQVAMYLAKELTQKSLPEIGDLFGGRDHTTVLHAVRKISDARTKQAELNHALHVLEQTLKG, encoded by the coding sequence ATGAATGAATTCTGGCAGTCCTGCGTTCAGAAATTGGAGCAGGAGCTTCCCCCACAACAAATAAGTGCGTGGATCCGTCCACTGGTTCCCCTGGACTTCGACAGCGAAGCCGGGGTGTTGCGCGTTACTGCGCCCAATCGTTTCAAACTGGATTGGGTTCGCAAGAATTTCGCCACCCGTATCGAGGAACTGGCTTCGGATTTCTACGAATGTCCTGTGACGGTTCAGTTCGAGCTGCCTTCGGCCAGCGCGGCGCCGCGTCGCGCCCTGGCCGATCGTGCCGCTCCTGCGCCTGCAGGCAGTCCGGCCGGTGATAACCTGGCCCCGCCTGCCGTCAACCCGGCCACGACTGCGGTGGTGGATGCGGTACAGGATCGTTCGCGACTGAACGCCGAGCTGACGTTCGATAACTTCGTGACGGGTAAAGCCAACCAGTTGGCACGCGCAGCGGCCTTGCAGGTGGCCGAGAATCCCGGTGTCTCCTATAACCCACTCTTTCTGTATGGCGGTGTGGGTTTGGGCAAGACTCACCTGATTCATGCGATCGGCAATGCGCTGGTCGCCAATGGCAATGGTGTGCGCGTCCGTTACGTTCACGCCGACCAGTACGTGTCGGATGTAGTCAAGGCATACCAGCGCAAGGCGTTTGACGAGTTCAAGCGTTACTACCATTCGCTGGACTTGCTGCTGATTGACGATATTCAGTTTTTCGCCGGCAAGAATCGTACGCAAGAAGAGTTTTTCTACGCCTTTGAAGCGATGGTGGCCCAGCGCAAGCAAATCATCATCACCTCGGACACGTATCCTAAAGAGCTGGCCAATATTGATAGCCGCCTGATCTCGCGCTTTGACTCCGGCCTGACCGTGGCGATTGAGCCACCCGAGCTGGAAATGCGCGTGGCGATCTTGCTGCGCAAAGCCCAGGCTGAAGGCATTGCCATGCCCGAAGAAGTGGCTTTCTTTATTGCCAAGCATTTGCGCAGCAATGTGCGCGAGCTGGAAGGGGCGCTGCGCAAGGTTTCGGCCTACGCGCGTTTCCATGGCCGCGACGTCTTGACGGTGGAAGTGTGCAAGGACGCACTGAAGGATTTGCTGTCGGTCTCCAATGGGCAGATCACCGTGGAAAATATTCAGAAAACCGTGGCCGATTTTTATAAAATCAAGGTCGCGGATATGTACTCCAAGCGCCGCCCCGCCAATATTGCCATGCCGCGCCAGGTGGCCATGTATCTGGCCAAGGAACTGACCCAAAAGAGTTTGCCGGAAATTGGCGATCTTTTCGGTGGCAGGGACCACACTACGGTGCTGCACGCGGTGCGTAAAATCTCGGATGCACGCACCAAGCAAGCCGAATTGAATCACGCATTACACGTACTGGAACAAACTCTCAAAGGATGA
- the dnaN gene encoding DNA polymerase III subunit beta, producing MQLVQATRDALLKPLSTVVGIVERRHTLPILANILLRKNGSDVSFLATDLEVQITTNADFGVGEDNAATTVAARKLLDILKALPDFGEVRLGLDSGKLTIQSGKSRFQLQTLEAADFPVLSLPEQWDVSLSMPQRTLKHLFNTVHFAMAQQDIRYYLNGMLLVFEPGLVRTVTTDGHRLAHNATAIEGVQERHDIIVPRKTVLEMQRLLGDTDDLVNIDVSSRQIRFRFGDVELVSKLVEGKFPDFARVIPSNYTRHFDVSREVLQGSLQRAAILTTDKLRGVRLQLSQNQLKISASNAEQEEAVEELDIDYEHESLDVGFNVSYLLDVLASIKDETVRWSVQPDANASVLMTLPEQEDFKYVVMPMRI from the coding sequence ATGCAACTCGTTCAAGCTACCCGCGACGCATTGCTAAAGCCCTTATCCACAGTAGTTGGCATTGTGGAGCGCCGCCATACTTTGCCGATTCTGGCCAACATCCTGCTGCGTAAAAACGGCTCTGATGTCTCTTTCCTGGCAACCGACCTGGAAGTGCAGATCACTACCAATGCCGACTTTGGTGTGGGTGAGGACAATGCGGCCACCACGGTGGCGGCCCGCAAGCTGCTGGACATTCTGAAAGCCCTGCCCGACTTTGGCGAGGTGCGTCTGGGTCTGGACAGCGGCAAGCTGACCATCCAGTCCGGCAAGAGCCGCTTTCAGTTGCAAACTCTGGAAGCCGCTGATTTTCCAGTGCTGAGCCTGCCCGAGCAATGGGACGTGTCCTTGAGCATGCCCCAGCGCACTTTGAAGCACCTGTTCAATACGGTGCACTTTGCCATGGCGCAGCAAGACATTCGCTACTACCTGAACGGCATGTTGCTGGTGTTCGAGCCCGGCCTGGTACGTACGGTTACGACGGACGGCCACCGTCTGGCTCATAATGCCACCGCGATTGAGGGTGTGCAGGAACGCCACGACATCATCGTGCCGCGCAAGACAGTGCTGGAAATGCAGCGTTTGCTGGGTGATACCGACGATCTGGTCAATATTGACGTGTCCAGCCGCCAGATCCGTTTCCGTTTTGGCGATGTGGAGCTGGTCTCCAAACTGGTTGAAGGCAAGTTCCCCGACTTTGCGCGTGTGATTCCTTCCAACTACACCCGCCACTTTGATGTCAGCCGCGAAGTGCTGCAAGGCAGCCTGCAACGTGCTGCCATTCTGACCACCGACAAACTGCGTGGTGTGCGACTGCAACTGTCGCAAAATCAGCTCAAAATTTCCGCCTCCAATGCCGAGCAGGAGGAAGCGGTTGAAGAGCTGGATATTGATTATGAACACGAAAGTCTGGACGTTGGTTTTAACGTCAGCTACCTGCTCGATGTGTTGGCCAGCATCAAGGACGAAACGGTCCGCTGGTCTGTGCAGCCCGATGCCAACGCGTCTGTGTTGATGACGCTGCCCGAGCAAGAAGACTTCAAGTACGTGGTCATGCCGATGCGCATTTAA